One segment of Thermosinus carboxydivorans Nor1 DNA contains the following:
- a CDS encoding MerR family transcriptional regulator yields the protein MTGIGQNRVREMCYIDGFPATKVGNKFLIHIEAANEWLRRRAEAKDGIDANLLRRCGQ from the coding sequence TTGGCCAGAATAGGGTTCGCGAGATGTGTTATATTGATGGCTTTCCGGCGACGAAAGTTGGAAACAAGTTTTTAATCCACATCGAGGCGGCCAATGAGTGGCTACGGCGGCGGGCCGAAGCCAAAGACGGCATCGACGCCAATTTACTAAGGAGGTGTGGCCAATGA